In one window of Bacteroidales bacterium DNA:
- a CDS encoding M14 family zinc carboxypeptidase → MKYLFSLLFALTLTLFVQAQQHVVIRFNNPDPMTVKTFNNADYDVASFVPGKYLDLVVWETEVETFLQQGYDVKVVSTEAEMAANLGNVDDIAGYRTYAETLQELQQIAADHPDICKLIDIGDSHGKVYYNEGYGNYSAYQHDIWAMKVSDNVELDEDEPAVYYFGAHHAREPLSTEVAMYVLNHIIDNYGTDPEITANVNSKEIWFVPIVNPDGHEIVLNQIDMNWRKNIRDNDGNGTVTQGNWNSYPDGVDPNRNYGWQWGTEGTSFDPGNETYCGPEAFSEPELQAIRDLMAERHFVAGISYHTYSELVLWPYGYTTGAAGPDDAAIGNLATMIGNAIPGISGGHYTPQSSWQLYPAAGGTDDWAYGQHGIFGYTVELGTQFIPPANQVYQITQDNINAAMILLNRINYSTLTGHITNATTGDPVEAEVFITEIDNTGLFRMPYMSNAAFGAYYRMLMNNSYTVTFSAFGYISQTFNNVAITSNGQTILDVQLVPAQVISLSGTVTDTDNGEPIEGATITIFNTPLEPVITGSDGSYSIPEVFENTYTIKVWAQDYATVIQEVTITPDNNIVNFELTESFAISFEEGSFGPNWTFGGNANWVIDNNVSWDGQNSARSGSIGNNSSSQMIYTMDVATGGTVSFYRKVSSESGYDLLKFYIDNQLKDSWSGQQDWAPYSYNVTAGTHTFKWSYEKDMYVASGSDCGWIDYIEFPPAATVNANAGANGEICESETYQCNGTASYYETIIWTTSGDGTFNNIQSLQAIYTPGTADINTGNVTLTLTAADSQGNSDADNLLLTILPLPAMADGLSGETPVCAGYLYPYSCQPIADALSYEWVLTPAEAGTIEEVADNEITIHWSTEYFATATLKVRGLNDCGYGDFSDEFVVTVEDCTSINEASAGSFSITPNPASDHLMITMPTMTSGIATIKIFSVTGKLMLQQEHSNNSESITLDVASLKNGMYLLEFYNDNLSEVRKLIISK, encoded by the coding sequence ATGAAATATCTTTTCTCACTGCTCTTTGCGCTCACGCTTACGCTTTTCGTTCAGGCTCAGCAACACGTGGTCATCCGATTCAACAATCCTGACCCGATGACGGTTAAAACTTTTAATAATGCAGATTACGATGTGGCGTCATTTGTACCCGGAAAATATCTTGACCTGGTAGTTTGGGAAACTGAAGTGGAAACATTTCTACAACAAGGTTATGATGTGAAGGTGGTAAGCACCGAAGCTGAAATGGCTGCCAACCTGGGAAATGTTGACGACATCGCCGGATATCGTACGTATGCCGAAACGCTTCAGGAGCTGCAGCAAATTGCTGCCGACCATCCCGACATCTGCAAGTTGATCGACATCGGCGACAGCCACGGCAAAGTTTACTACAACGAAGGCTATGGCAACTACAGCGCATACCAGCACGACATTTGGGCCATGAAGGTGTCGGACAACGTGGAGCTGGACGAAGACGAGCCTGCCGTTTATTATTTTGGAGCGCACCATGCCCGCGAACCACTGAGCACCGAAGTAGCCATGTATGTTTTAAATCATATTATCGATAATTACGGCACCGACCCGGAGATTACCGCAAATGTGAACAGCAAAGAGATTTGGTTTGTACCCATCGTTAATCCCGATGGCCATGAAATAGTGCTGAATCAAATAGACATGAACTGGCGCAAGAACATTCGCGACAACGACGGCAATGGAACCGTGACACAAGGCAATTGGAATAGTTATCCTGACGGTGTAGACCCCAACCGCAACTACGGCTGGCAATGGGGCACCGAAGGTACATCTTTTGATCCGGGCAATGAAACCTACTGCGGCCCGGAAGCTTTCTCTGAGCCAGAGCTACAGGCAATTCGCGACCTGATGGCTGAGCGTCATTTTGTAGCAGGCATCTCTTACCATACCTACAGCGAACTGGTGTTGTGGCCTTACGGATATACTACCGGAGCAGCAGGTCCCGACGATGCTGCAATTGGTAATCTGGCCACCATGATAGGTAATGCAATTCCTGGCATCTCGGGCGGACATTATACACCACAGTCCTCCTGGCAGCTTTATCCAGCCGCCGGCGGAACCGACGACTGGGCGTATGGGCAACACGGAATATTTGGCTATACCGTCGAACTGGGAACACAATTTATCCCGCCAGCCAATCAGGTGTATCAGATTACCCAGGACAATATAAACGCTGCTATGATCCTGCTCAACCGCATCAACTATTCTACGTTGACAGGACATATAACCAATGCTACCACTGGTGATCCCGTAGAGGCAGAAGTGTTTATTACAGAAATCGACAACACTGGTTTGTTCCGTATGCCCTACATGAGCAATGCTGCTTTTGGCGCCTATTACCGCATGTTGATGAATAATAGCTATACCGTGACCTTTTCGGCTTTCGGATATATCTCGCAAACTTTTAATAATGTTGCCATCACCAGCAACGGGCAAACCATCCTGGATGTGCAACTGGTGCCCGCACAAGTTATTTCTTTATCAGGAACAGTTACCGACACCGACAATGGCGAACCCATCGAGGGTGCTACCATTACTATCTTCAACACACCTTTGGAACCTGTAATTACAGGTTCGGATGGATCCTACAGCATTCCGGAAGTTTTCGAAAATACCTACACCATCAAAGTTTGGGCGCAGGATTATGCCACCGTCATACAGGAAGTGACAATCACTCCCGACAACAATATTGTAAACTTCGAACTGACAGAAAGCTTTGCCATTAGTTTTGAAGAAGGCAGCTTTGGACCGAACTGGACTTTTGGAGGAAACGCCAACTGGGTTATTGATAATAACGTTTCGTGGGATGGCCAAAATTCAGCACGCTCAGGGAGCATTGGCAACAACAGCTCTTCACAGATGATTTACACCATGGATGTGGCCACCGGAGGCACCGTTTCTTTTTATCGCAAAGTATCTTCGGAGTCGGGATATGATTTACTGAAGTTTTATATCGATAATCAATTGAAAGATTCGTGGTCGGGACAGCAGGATTGGGCACCGTATTCTTATAATGTAACGGCCGGAACACACACTTTTAAATGGTCTTACGAAAAAGACATGTATGTAGCTTCGGGCAGCGATTGCGGGTGGATCGATTACATCGAGTTTCCACCTGCGGCCACCGTTAATGCCAATGCAGGCGCCAACGGCGAAATCTGCGAAAGCGAAACTTACCAATGCAACGGTACAGCCAGCTATTACGAAACCATAATCTGGACTACTTCCGGCGACGGAACCTTTAACAACATTCAAAGCCTGCAGGCTATCTATACGCCGGGTACTGCGGATATTAACACAGGAAATGTTACGCTTACCCTTACGGCTGCCGATAGCCAGGGCAACAGCGATGCTGACAATCTGCTGCTCACCATACTCCCGTTGCCTGCTATGGCCGATGGCCTGAGCGGCGAAACGCCAGTTTGCGCCGGATATCTCTACCCCTACAGCTGCCAACCCATTGCCGATGCCTTGAGCTATGAATGGGTACTCACTCCTGCCGAAGCCGGAACAATAGAAGAAGTGGCAGATAACGAAATTACCATACACTGGTCGACTGAATATTTTGCTACGGCAACCCTGAAAGTGCGCGGCTTGAACGATTGTGGCTATGGCGATTTCTCGGATGAATTTGTGGTTACAGTAGAAGATTGTACCTCGATAAATGAGGCCTCTGCCGGCAGCTTTAGCATTACGCCAAATCCCGCTTCCGATCATTTGATGATTACTATGCCGACGATGACATCGGGAATAGCAACCATCAAGATTTTCTCCGTCACCGGAAAACTAATGTTACAACAGGAACATTCAAACAACAGCGAAAGCATCACCCTTGATGTCGCTTCATTGAAAAATGGAATGTATTTGCTGGAATTTTACAATGATAATCTCTCAGAGGTTCGCAAATTGATCATCAGCAAATAA
- a CDS encoding M14 family zinc carboxypeptidase yields MKHFLLGLLAVMLLTPGYAQWRKGEMEIKVELSSPAEAARLQALQLNGDVYRDHARLYVTPEERLQLEQAGFTPEILIGNLSEYYAHFWETDEAYHSYQEIIDLADSLAANFPDICTKHIFGTSLGGRQLAALKISDNSAIDEGQPEIMFDAGIHGDEIGGPENVIRFARDLCLAYGNDPYITGLVDTREIWLYLMVNPDGRVGMTRYNNNGIDLNRDWGYMWNAEGGSTGAFSQVESKSLRDCSYSNQFVVHTTYHSGTEYVSYPWSYRASQPPDYTHIDHLAALYSTESGYANMEYGQGNTGMYPINGSTKDGNYGAMGSISWSMEISYSKQPPVSQIMTYYNYNKPAMLAIIEHAGYGMSGTITDAITGEPVTATVFVNNLLPAYTGPGVGDFHKYVLAGTYNILVKANGYADKLVTGISVSAMNTTVVDIEMDALQHQSIYKVISSRIPNNNSADPGLTWNVIGQPDNLYYSLGKAGWIVLDMQSVIFDGPGPDIMVFEGDATPEGFTLYAGESMDGPWHSMGTGTGTSEFDFANCNISEARYFKILDDGDGTANQNGAGFDLDAMQALSSITGPYIIMEGYVINDSGGNNNGILEPGETADFIVTIKNVGTEAGIDLTGTFTTGDQYLTILTTAPQSFGTLAINESATATYSVSAAASAPAGHVSTINFNYQGANVDPNTKYITIEFPDYCEASTSNQDEYISKVVCGEINNTSGWQGGVANFTDITTTIDAGDSEAITVTNGNAWSSDKVTCWVDWNMNFEFDGGDEKFVLTSSGGGASFTGTISVPEATPPGNYRMRIRMSYSSDPVPCGSMSYGEVEDYTIIVGGEIPEPLEAGFTCDETIVCHGTEVHFSDISIGNPTSWDWSFPGGTPATSTDENPVVVYNSGGFYDVTLIVSNGTNSDSFTALDYIWVFDDPQVPVTPDGLALMCQDAPDCIYFTNPENSTDWEWQMVPAAAGTFTQNGPEITVDWNASFAGMVEIMVAGINLCGQSAMSTPLQVEIEPLPAAAGNIIGPDIVCQNHIYEFTAEEIAAADFYEWTIVPAEAGTIINNEQMNPTVIMFSETYNGNATLNVRGGNPCGEGEWSEDFVVYVDVCEGIYNPAIAEKIQIRPNPAKGAFTLSLPAINEQEISLKMMDVNGNIVFENRAALRNEDTDLTIDPGLLPAGVYYLHITANTLNVIKKIVIHQ; encoded by the coding sequence ATGAAACATTTTTTACTTGGATTACTTGCTGTCATGCTCCTCACTCCTGGTTACGCCCAATGGCGCAAGGGTGAGATGGAAATAAAAGTAGAATTATCATCGCCTGCAGAAGCTGCCCGATTACAGGCGCTTCAACTCAACGGCGATGTTTATCGCGATCACGCCCGTCTGTATGTTACCCCCGAAGAACGCTTGCAGCTTGAGCAGGCTGGATTTACACCGGAGATACTCATCGGAAACCTGAGTGAGTACTACGCCCATTTCTGGGAAACCGACGAAGCCTATCACAGCTACCAGGAAATCATCGACCTGGCGGATAGCCTGGCTGCAAATTTTCCAGACATTTGTACCAAACACATTTTTGGAACTTCGCTGGGTGGCCGCCAACTGGCAGCGCTCAAAATCAGCGACAACTCCGCCATCGACGAAGGCCAACCTGAGATTATGTTCGACGCCGGCATCCACGGCGACGAAATCGGCGGGCCTGAAAACGTCATTCGCTTTGCGCGCGACCTATGCCTGGCTTACGGCAACGATCCTTACATCACCGGACTTGTCGACACACGCGAGATCTGGCTTTATCTGATGGTAAATCCCGATGGACGCGTGGGTATGACGCGATACAACAACAATGGTATAGACCTGAACCGCGACTGGGGCTACATGTGGAATGCAGAGGGCGGCAGCACCGGCGCCTTCTCGCAGGTGGAATCGAAATCGCTAAGAGATTGCTCGTATAGCAACCAGTTTGTGGTACACACCACCTATCACAGCGGCACCGAATATGTTTCCTACCCCTGGAGCTATCGCGCCAGCCAGCCACCGGATTATACCCACATCGATCATCTTGCAGCGTTGTATTCCACCGAATCGGGCTATGCCAATATGGAATATGGACAAGGAAACACAGGCATGTATCCCATAAACGGAAGCACCAAAGATGGCAACTACGGAGCTATGGGAAGCATTAGCTGGTCGATGGAAATATCGTACAGCAAACAACCTCCTGTATCGCAGATCATGACTTATTACAACTACAACAAACCTGCTATGCTTGCAATTATAGAGCATGCCGGCTATGGCATGAGCGGTACTATTACCGACGCTATTACCGGCGAACCGGTGACGGCCACTGTTTTTGTTAATAATTTGCTTCCCGCATACACCGGCCCCGGAGTAGGCGATTTTCATAAATATGTGCTGGCAGGCACCTACAATATTTTGGTGAAAGCCAATGGCTATGCCGACAAGCTCGTTACCGGAATCAGCGTAAGCGCAATGAATACTACTGTAGTGGATATCGAAATGGATGCGCTACAGCACCAAAGCATTTACAAAGTTATCAGCTCGCGCATCCCCAACAACAACTCCGCTGACCCGGGGCTCACATGGAATGTAATCGGACAACCCGACAACTTGTACTATTCGCTGGGCAAAGCAGGTTGGATTGTGCTTGATATGCAGAGTGTAATCTTTGATGGCCCCGGCCCTGATATCATGGTTTTTGAAGGCGACGCTACCCCCGAGGGTTTCACTTTATATGCCGGCGAAAGCATGGACGGTCCGTGGCACAGCATGGGAACAGGCACCGGAACTTCAGAATTCGACTTTGCCAACTGCAACATTTCTGAAGCACGTTATTTTAAAATACTCGACGATGGCGATGGCACCGCTAACCAAAACGGCGCCGGCTTCGACCTGGATGCCATGCAGGCGCTTAGCTCAATTACCGGCCCTTATATCATTATGGAAGGATACGTGATAAACGATTCCGGCGGCAACAACAACGGGATCCTTGAACCCGGCGAGACAGCCGATTTTATTGTAACCATTAAGAATGTGGGAACCGAGGCAGGCATTGACCTCACCGGAACTTTTACAACCGGAGATCAATACCTGACCATTCTCACCACCGCGCCACAGTCGTTTGGCACCCTCGCCATAAACGAGAGCGCTACCGCGACCTACAGCGTGTCAGCAGCAGCATCGGCTCCTGCAGGCCACGTTTCCACCATCAACTTCAACTATCAGGGCGCCAACGTGGATCCCAACACAAAATATATCACAATTGAATTTCCCGATTACTGCGAGGCTTCCACCAGCAACCAGGACGAATACATCTCCAAAGTGGTGTGCGGCGAAATCAACAACACCAGCGGATGGCAGGGTGGCGTGGCCAACTTTACAGATATCACCACCACCATTGACGCGGGTGACTCCGAAGCCATTACCGTTACCAATGGCAACGCCTGGTCGTCGGATAAAGTTACCTGCTGGGTGGATTGGAATATGAACTTTGAGTTTGACGGTGGTGACGAAAAGTTTGTTCTTACCAGTAGTGGTGGCGGTGCTTCATTCACTGGCACTATTTCGGTACCCGAAGCTACTCCTCCGGGCAACTATCGCATGCGCATAAGGATGAGCTATAGCAGCGATCCGGTTCCTTGCGGCTCGATGAGCTATGGTGAAGTAGAAGATTACACCATTATAGTAGGCGGAGAAATACCAGAACCATTGGAGGCGGGATTTACCTGCGACGAAACCATTGTTTGCCACGGCACCGAAGTTCATTTTTCTGATATTTCAATTGGCAATCCAACCAGTTGGGATTGGAGTTTTCCGGGTGGAACTCCCGCCACTTCCACCGACGAAAATCCTGTTGTAGTTTATAATAGTGGTGGATTTTATGACGTTACGCTCATAGTAAGTAACGGCACCAACAGCGACAGCTTCACAGCTCTGGACTATATCTGGGTTTTTGATGACCCACAAGTTCCGGTTACTCCCGATGGCCTCGCCCTCATGTGCCAGGACGCTCCCGACTGCATCTATTTTACCAACCCCGAAAACAGCACTGACTGGGAATGGCAAATGGTACCCGCCGCTGCCGGAACGTTTACACAAAATGGCCCGGAAATAACAGTGGACTGGAACGCCAGTTTTGCCGGCATGGTCGAAATTATGGTAGCCGGTATTAATTTGTGTGGCCAAAGCGCTATGAGCACACCGCTGCAGGTGGAGATAGAACCGCTGCCCGCCGCTGCCGGCAACATTATCGGGCCTGACATAGTTTGCCAAAACCACATTTATGAATTTACTGCAGAAGAGATAGCTGCTGCTGATTTTTACGAATGGACAATTGTACCTGCCGAAGCCGGTACAATTATTAATAACGAACAGATGAATCCCACTGTGATTATGTTTAGCGAAACCTATAATGGCAACGCTACACTAAATGTGAGAGGCGGCAACCCTTGTGGTGAAGGCGAATGGTCGGAGGATTTTGTGGTGTATGTGGATGTGTGCGAAGGTATTTATAATCCGGCTATAGCCGAAAAAATACAAATCAGACCCAACCCTGCCAAAGGAGCTTTTACGCTATCGTTGCCTGCCATCAATGAGCAGGAGATTTCGCTAAAGATGATGGATGTAAATGGAAATATTGTGTTTGAAAACAGAGCAGCTTTGCGCAATGAAGACACCGACCTCACCATCGATCCTGGCCTGCTTCCGGCAGGGGTTTATTATTTGCACATCACAGCTAACACATTGAATGTCATTAAAAAAATAGTAATCCATCAGTAA
- a CDS encoding glutamine synthetase family protein encodes MKNKILMNPNPLVEYLSKLPEEFTREDLVLYIEDHHIEMLNLRYAGEDGRLKTLTFVINNRDHLLDVLTMGERIDGSSLFSHIEPGSSDLYVIPQYKTAFVNPFNEIPTLDILCGYYDKNGNPLESAPEYILKKAHDLLKEKTGYEFHAMGELEFYIISDNDPLYEAVDQRGYHESSPFNKSDAFRHEVMLAIAQAGGMLKYGHSEVGNFTIGNKLYEQNELEFLPCPVIEAAHQLLVAKWIIRTLAHHYGLMVTFSPKITIGKAGSGMHIHTKLMKDGVSQMIENGKLSDAAKKAIAGYLDLAPSLTAFGNMNPTSYFRLVPHQEAPTNICWGDRNRSVLVRVPLGWTGNNDMYLHANPQQKNTDHLNKDRQTVEFRCPDGSADVFLLLAGLVVAARHGFEMENNLEYAAKTYVDVNIFHEEHQDLVKKLKQLPVSCAESANMLQQQAAIYTEGNVFPESLLNSLIARLRKYADAHLREQIAGDPQAILDLVEKFFHCG; translated from the coding sequence ATGAAAAATAAGATCCTGATGAATCCCAACCCTTTGGTGGAGTATCTGAGCAAGCTACCCGAAGAGTTTACCCGCGAAGATTTGGTTTTGTACATCGAAGACCACCACATAGAGATGCTCAACCTGCGCTATGCCGGTGAAGACGGACGCCTGAAAACCCTCACTTTTGTCATCAACAACCGCGACCACCTGCTGGATGTGCTCACCATGGGCGAACGCATCGACGGCAGCAGCCTCTTCTCTCATATCGAACCAGGATCCAGCGATCTTTATGTGATCCCACAATACAAGACTGCTTTTGTAAATCCTTTCAACGAGATTCCTACACTCGACATATTATGTGGTTATTACGATAAAAATGGTAACCCACTCGAAAGCGCTCCGGAATATATCCTGAAAAAAGCGCACGACCTGCTCAAAGAAAAAACCGGCTATGAATTCCATGCCATGGGCGAGCTCGAGTTTTATATCATCTCCGACAACGACCCTTTGTATGAAGCCGTCGATCAGCGTGGCTATCACGAGTCGTCGCCTTTCAACAAATCGGATGCTTTCAGGCATGAGGTAATGCTTGCTATTGCGCAAGCTGGCGGAATGCTAAAATATGGCCACAGCGAAGTGGGCAATTTTACGATTGGCAATAAACTTTACGAGCAAAATGAGCTGGAGTTTTTGCCGTGCCCCGTGATAGAAGCAGCCCATCAGTTGCTGGTGGCAAAGTGGATTATCCGAACGCTGGCACATCATTACGGCCTAATGGTGACTTTTTCTCCCAAGATTACGATTGGCAAAGCCGGCAGCGGTATGCACATCCATACCAAACTGATGAAGGATGGCGTAAGCCAGATGATAGAAAATGGAAAGCTAAGCGACGCTGCCAAAAAAGCCATCGCCGGCTATCTTGATCTTGCTCCTTCGCTCACTGCTTTTGGCAACATGAACCCTACATCTTATTTCAGGCTTGTGCCGCACCAGGAAGCACCTACCAACATTTGCTGGGGCGACCGCAACCGCTCGGTACTGGTGCGTGTGCCGCTGGGATGGACAGGAAATAACGACATGTATCTGCATGCCAACCCGCAGCAGAAAAACACCGATCATCTGAACAAAGACAGGCAAACTGTTGAGTTTCGCTGCCCCGACGGCTCTGCCGATGTATTCCTTTTGCTGGCCGGACTGGTAGTAGCAGCACGACATGGTTTCGAAATGGAAAACAATCTGGAATATGCAGCCAAAACTTATGTGGATGTCAACATTTTCCACGAAGAACACCAGGATTTGGTGAAAAAGCTAAAACAGCTTCCCGTGTCGTGCGCCGAATCGGCCAACATGCTGCAGCAGCAGGCGGCGATTTATACCGAAGGAAACGTGTTCCCTGAGTCGCTGCTCAATAGCCTCATCGCCCGCTTGCGCAAATACGCCGACGCCCACCTGAGGGAGCAAATTGCCGGCGATCCGCAAGCCATACTCGATCTGGTTGAGAAATTTTTTCATTGCGGATAA